Proteins from a genomic interval of Methanofollis formosanus:
- a CDS encoding flavodoxin domain-containing protein translates to MLRTCVVYESKYGTTAEVARAFALVLGPSRTCRPETFSEDLKSSDLFVIGTPIYNGEVAPSIRRFVETNASWLREKPVALFCTCIKLHRGRTYLTGLRTFLGEDVPAVAFGGRLRTADLDRDDRNALTFYGKRTGFILQDRDLLDLKAVAAYALALREKLECIDLMPEEELRARADRFLSAHSECVLATGHEKAVRATPVDYHYADGQIYIYSEGGAKFAHLVQNPRASVAVYDPHTSMEDVRGMQLTGSVEVIRPGEPGYEEALALRGLTREALAAFPADLNVIRITPDETVYLDASLGNEGYAVRQVVRDRTFIPSPRQQRL, encoded by the coding sequence ATGCTCAGGACATGTGTCGTCTATGAGAGCAAATACGGGACGACGGCCGAGGTGGCCAGGGCGTTCGCCCTCGTCCTCGGGCCGTCGAGGACGTGCCGGCCCGAGACGTTCTCAGAGGACCTGAAGTCCTCCGACCTCTTTGTGATCGGCACTCCCATCTACAATGGTGAGGTCGCCCCCTCGATCCGGCGGTTTGTTGAGACCAACGCCTCGTGGCTGCGGGAAAAACCGGTGGCCCTCTTCTGCACCTGCATCAAACTCCACAGGGGACGGACGTACCTCACGGGACTGCGCACCTTCCTCGGCGAGGATGTGCCGGCCGTCGCCTTCGGCGGACGACTCAGAACCGCCGACCTCGACCGTGACGACAGAAATGCCCTCACCTTTTACGGGAAGAGGACCGGGTTCATCCTGCAGGACCGCGACCTTCTCGATCTAAAAGCGGTCGCAGCATATGCCCTGGCCCTGCGCGAGAAACTGGAGTGTATCGACCTGATGCCCGAAGAGGAACTCAGGGCCAGGGCCGACCGCTTCCTCAGCGCCCATTCGGAATGTGTGCTGGCCACCGGCCACGAAAAAGCGGTGCGGGCCACCCCGGTCGACTACCACTACGCCGATGGGCAGATCTATATCTACAGCGAGGGCGGGGCGAAGTTCGCTCATCTGGTCCAGAACCCCCGCGCCTCGGTCGCGGTCTACGATCCCCACACCTCCATGGAGGACGTGCGCGGCATGCAACTCACCGGCAGCGTCGAGGTGATCAGGCCGGGCGAACCGGGGTACGAGGAGGCGCTCGCCCTCCGTGGTCTCACGAGAGAAGCGCTCGCCGCCTTCCCGGCAGACCTCAACGTGATCCGGATCACCCCCGACGAGACGGTCTACCTGGACGCTTCCCTCGGAAACGAAGGTTATGCCGTGCGGCAGGTCGTGCGGGACCGGACGTTCATCCCTTCACCGCGGCAACAAAGGCTCTGA
- the cmk gene encoding (d)CMP kinase — protein MRITISGPPGSGTTSLARYLAEKHGLRVISAGEMFRALASERGMSLAEFGKLAESDAAVDKLIDARQKETAEAEDNIVAEGRLSGWMVSNADLKIWLSASFECRTTRISSRDGEGEDDARRHTEERQVCERGRYLSYYGIDIDDFSVYDLVLSSERWDVEGLGAIVDAAIAGLHA, from the coding sequence ATGCGGATCACGATCAGCGGGCCGCCGGGCAGCGGGACGACGTCGCTTGCCCGGTACCTTGCTGAAAAACACGGGCTCAGGGTAATCTCGGCCGGTGAGATGTTTCGGGCGCTTGCCAGTGAGCGCGGGATGAGTCTTGCCGAGTTCGGGAAACTTGCCGAATCTGACGCTGCGGTGGACAAACTCATCGATGCGCGCCAGAAAGAGACGGCCGAGGCTGAGGACAATATCGTGGCCGAGGGGAGGCTTTCGGGCTGGATGGTCTCGAACGCGGACCTGAAGATATGGCTGTCGGCGTCGTTCGAGTGCCGGACGACCAGGATATCGTCGCGGGACGGAGAGGGAGAGGATGACGCACGCAGGCATACCGAGGAGAGGCAGGTCTGCGAGAGGGGCCGTTACCTTTCCTACTATGGGATCGATATCGACGACTTCTCGGTCTATGACCTGGTGCTCAGTTCCGAGCGCTGGGATGTCGAGGGCCTGGGCGCGATCGTCGATGCGGCGATCGCCGGCCTTCATGCATAA
- a CDS encoding DUF106 domain-containing protein, which translates to MAAKDRSSIILIALTLVLMVSYGIPWVREGVGGAMDMIFGHLVDVYGIPFFVLIMILSAITGLYSSLIQKYTIDYEKMQRVQGRMKEFQKEFREAQLGGDEKKLKKLEAKRDRMMQEQMELSKQQFKPMAFILILTVPIFFWLLFRLPSVEQTMTLPYAGTLNFMDVVLGFFPIWILWYMICSIAISQVIRKSLNIGGL; encoded by the coding sequence ATGGCGGCTAAGGATCGTAGCAGCATAATCTTGATCGCCCTTACGCTGGTGCTGATGGTCTCGTACGGCATCCCGTGGGTGAGGGAAGGCGTCGGCGGTGCAATGGATATGATCTTCGGGCATCTCGTGGACGTCTATGGCATCCCGTTCTTTGTGCTGATTATGATCCTCTCGGCGATCACCGGTCTGTACTCCTCGCTGATCCAGAAGTATACCATCGACTATGAGAAGATGCAGCGGGTCCAGGGGAGGATGAAGGAGTTCCAGAAGGAGTTCCGTGAGGCGCAACTCGGTGGCGACGAGAAGAAGCTGAAGAAACTTGAGGCGAAGAGGGACCGGATGATGCAGGAGCAGATGGAACTGTCCAAGCAGCAGTTCAAGCCGATGGCGTTTATCCTTATTCTGACGGTGCCGATCTTCTTCTGGCTGCTCTTCCGTCTGCCGAGTGTCGAGCAGACGATGACGCTCCCCTATGCGGGAACGCTGAATTTCATGGACGTGGTCCTCGGGTTCTTCCCGATCTGGATCCTGTGGTACATGATCTGTTCGATTGCGATCAGTCAGGTGATCAGAAAATCGTTGAATATCGGGGGACTGTAG
- a CDS encoding adenylate kinase, with product MTGKRVVITGVPGVGKTTVIEESMKRLAEEGTPYKAVNFGTCMFETAKAEGHVEDRDQMRTLDKDVQKELQRLAGKRIGEMEGNIIIDTHASVKTPGGYLPGLPEWVLAELHPDIVVLVETDDDQILMRRMGDESRRRDPEGSRSIAEHQGINRAFAAAYAMMTGCTVQIVRNDNYLLDRAVEAMTQVLR from the coding sequence ATGACCGGAAAGAGAGTGGTGATCACCGGTGTGCCTGGTGTGGGCAAGACCACGGTGATCGAGGAATCGATGAAGCGGCTTGCAGAGGAGGGTACCCCCTACAAAGCCGTCAATTTTGGCACCTGTATGTTTGAGACCGCGAAGGCGGAGGGGCATGTCGAGGACCGCGACCAGATGCGGACCCTTGATAAGGATGTCCAGAAGGAACTTCAGCGGCTCGCCGGAAAGCGGATCGGTGAGATGGAAGGGAACATCATCATCGATACGCATGCCTCGGTGAAGACGCCGGGAGGATATCTTCCGGGTCTGCCCGAGTGGGTGCTCGCCGAGCTTCATCCCGACATCGTGGTGCTGGTCGAGACCGACGACGATCAGATCCTGATGCGCCGGATGGGTGACGAGAGTCGCCGGCGCGACCCCGAGGGCAGCCGGTCCATCGCGGAGCATCAGGGGATCAACCGCGCCTTTGCGGCGGCGTACGCGATGATGACCGGGTGCACGGTCCAGATCGTCAGGAATGACAACTACCTCCTCGACCGGGCGGTCGAGGCGATGACCCAGGTTCTGAGGTGA
- the secY gene encoding preprotein translocase subunit SecY: protein MGNLLDRMEPLLAAMPAVKSPEGHVHFKNKLVWTAAILLLYFFLTNIPVFGLDPSSQDTFLYFRALLAGASGSIVHLGIGPIVTASIVLQLLKGADLIQIDTSEARGQIMYMGLQKLLIFVMIVLEAAPNLFGGFMRPDMEIAQALFGGSAAAVSFLIFLQICLGGVLIFLMDEVVTKWGLGSGVGLFIIAGISQSLINGFLNWEAVADPYPVGFFPRLFAIGVSGGNYLQYFGADLLAFVTTIAIFLIVVYVESTRIEIPLAHARVRGARARFPVKLIYASVLPMILVRVLQANIQMFGMFLSNIGITVLGRFENQTPVDGLMYFLAPINSPQDWMWWVHDLGHAPWEVMLRLGIDFTFMVVGGAVFALFWVKTAGLDSSHVARQIQMSGMQIPGYRRNTQVLIKYLDRYIPRVTVIGGVLIGLLSVFANLFGVIGGVTGTGLLLTVSITYRLYEEVASEQIMEMYPFMRQFFGRE, encoded by the coding sequence ATGGGGAATCTGCTGGATAGAATGGAGCCTTTGCTGGCGGCGATGCCGGCGGTAAAGTCTCCGGAGGGTCACGTCCACTTCAAGAACAAGTTGGTGTGGACCGCTGCAATCCTGTTGCTGTACTTCTTCTTGACCAATATTCCTGTCTTCGGTCTCGACCCCAGCTCCCAGGACACATTCCTGTACTTCCGTGCCCTTCTTGCCGGTGCGAGCGGGTCTATTGTGCACCTGGGTATCGGGCCGATCGTGACGGCGTCCATCGTGCTCCAGCTCCTGAAGGGTGCGGACCTGATCCAGATCGATACCTCTGAGGCGCGCGGACAGATCATGTACATGGGGCTCCAGAAGCTCTTGATCTTCGTCATGATCGTCCTGGAGGCGGCACCGAACCTTTTCGGCGGTTTTATGCGCCCCGACATGGAAATAGCCCAGGCGCTCTTCGGAGGGAGTGCGGCTGCGGTCTCGTTCCTGATCTTCCTGCAGATCTGTCTGGGTGGGGTGCTGATCTTCCTCATGGATGAGGTGGTCACCAAGTGGGGTCTGGGCTCTGGTGTGGGGCTCTTTATCATTGCCGGTATCTCCCAGAGTCTCATCAACGGCTTCTTGAACTGGGAAGCAGTGGCCGACCCCTATCCGGTGGGTTTCTTCCCCAGGCTCTTTGCGATTGGCGTCTCCGGCGGAAATTATCTCCAGTACTTCGGGGCTGACCTCCTGGCGTTTGTGACGACGATCGCGATATTCCTGATCGTCGTCTATGTGGAGTCGACGAGGATCGAGATCCCGCTCGCCCATGCACGGGTCAGGGGCGCCAGGGCGCGTTTCCCGGTGAAACTCATCTACGCGTCCGTTCTGCCGATGATTCTGGTGAGGGTGCTCCAGGCGAACATCCAGATGTTCGGGATGTTCCTCTCCAATATCGGTATCACGGTGCTCGGCCGGTTTGAGAACCAGACGCCGGTCGATGGTCTGATGTATTTCCTGGCCCCGATCAACAGTCCGCAGGACTGGATGTGGTGGGTCCACGACCTGGGGCATGCTCCCTGGGAGGTCATGCTCAGGCTCGGGATCGATTTCACATTCATGGTCGTCGGCGGTGCGGTCTTCGCGCTCTTCTGGGTGAAGACGGCGGGTCTCGACTCGAGTCATGTCGCCAGACAGATCCAGATGTCCGGGATGCAGATCCCCGGGTACCGGCGGAACACGCAGGTGCTGATCAAGTACCTCGACCGCTACATCCCGAGGGTCACGGTCATCGGCGGTGTGCTCATCGGTCTGTTGAGTGTGTTTGCAAACCTCTTTGGTGTGATAGGTGGAGTAACTGGTACCGGACTGTTGCTGACGGTCAGTATCACCTACCGCCTGTACGAAGAAGTGGCAAGCGAGCAGATTATGGAGATGTACCCGTTCATGCGGCAGTTCTTCGGGAGAGAGTGA
- a CDS encoding uL15m family ribosomal protein, with translation MPTNTRSKYRGSKTCGGGTHKNRRGAGNRGGKGRAGHRDHRWTHFLLAGEVHNGKHGFVSVTKTTVPVLDVGDVDQMVDFLLQIGIAEEEEGVIALDLTEIGVEKVLGGGQVTRALKLTAAAFSAQAKDKIEAAGGQALTD, from the coding sequence ATGCCCACAAACACACGCTCAAAGTACCGCGGTTCCAAGACCTGCGGTGGCGGGACGCACAAGAACCGCCGTGGTGCGGGTAACCGCGGCGGTAAAGGACGGGCCGGACACCGTGACCACCGCTGGACCCATTTCCTCCTCGCAGGTGAGGTCCACAACGGTAAGCACGGTTTCGTCAGTGTCACCAAGACAACGGTCCCGGTGCTGGACGTCGGGGATGTCGACCAGATGGTCGATTTCCTCCTCCAGATCGGGATCGCCGAGGAAGAAGAGGGTGTCATCGCCCTCGACCTCACCGAGATTGGGGTCGAGAAGGTCCTCGGCGGCGGGCAGGTCACCCGTGCTCTGAAACTGACCGCGGCGGCGTTTTCAGCGCAGGCTAAAGATAAGATTGAGGCGGCCGGCGGTCAGGCACTGACCGACTGA
- a CDS encoding 50S ribosomal protein L30: protein MFAVVQVRGVVNTRRDIKDTLKMLRLHHINHCVLVPDTPAYLGMIRKVKDYVAYGEVDERTVATLLSTRGRLAGDVKFTDEYVSEHSQYGSIEEFAAALCKGEAMMQDIPELKPVLRLHPPRKGYRTIKRTFQQGGALGNYGEEINDLLYRMR from the coding sequence ATGTTTGCAGTCGTGCAGGTACGCGGCGTCGTGAACACCCGCCGCGACATCAAGGACACGCTCAAGATGCTCCGTCTCCACCACATCAACCACTGCGTCCTGGTTCCTGACACCCCCGCATATCTGGGGATGATCAGGAAGGTCAAGGACTATGTCGCCTATGGTGAGGTGGACGAGCGGACCGTTGCGACGCTCCTCTCGACCCGCGGCCGTCTGGCCGGGGACGTAAAATTCACCGACGAGTACGTCAGCGAGCACTCCCAGTATGGGAGTATCGAGGAGTTTGCGGCGGCGCTCTGCAAGGGCGAGGCGATGATGCAGGACATCCCTGAACTCAAGCCTGTCCTGCGTCTCCACCCCCCGCGCAAAGGGTACCGGACGATCAAGCGCACCTTCCAGCAGGGCGGGGCGCTTGGAAACTACGGTGAGGAGATCAACGATCTCCTCTACAGGATGAGGTGA
- a CDS encoding 30S ribosomal protein S5 — MAYEQEPWIPLTGLGRAVAAGEIASIDEVLESGKPIREAQIVDAFLPDLDDEVIDISMVQRMTDSGRRVKFRAVVIVGNHDGYIGLGQAKDAQVGNAIRKAIDNAKTNIIKVRRGCGSWECGCGTKHSIPVQVKGKAGSVKVTLMPAPQGIGLVTGEIGRKVLDFAGVKDVWAFSSGNTRTTINYAKATFHALKATNMIRTGGAE, encoded by the coding sequence ATGGCATACGAACAGGAACCCTGGATCCCGCTGACCGGGCTCGGCCGTGCCGTTGCGGCAGGCGAGATCGCGAGCATCGACGAGGTGCTCGAGAGCGGAAAGCCCATTCGGGAGGCTCAGATCGTCGATGCCTTCCTCCCTGATCTGGACGACGAGGTCATCGACATCTCGATGGTCCAGCGGATGACCGACTCTGGCAGGCGTGTCAAGTTCAGGGCCGTTGTTATCGTCGGGAACCACGACGGGTACATCGGTCTGGGACAGGCCAAGGACGCGCAGGTCGGAAACGCAATCCGAAAGGCAATTGATAATGCAAAGACCAACATCATCAAGGTACGCCGCGGCTGCGGGAGCTGGGAGTGCGGGTGTGGAACCAAGCACTCCATCCCGGTGCAGGTCAAGGGCAAGGCCGGCAGTGTCAAGGTGACGCTGATGCCGGCACCGCAGGGGATCGGTCTGGTCACCGGTGAGATCGGCAGAAAGGTGCTCGACTTCGCCGGTGTCAAGGATGTCTGGGCCTTCTCAAGCGGAAACACCCGGACGACCATCAACTATGCCAAGGCGACCTTCCATGCGCTGAAGGCAACGAACATGATCCGGACTGGAGGGGCAGAGTAA
- a CDS encoding 50S ribosomal protein L18, which yields MATGARYFVPFRRRKEGRTDYYARVKLLLSETPRMVVRKTNRQIICQLVVPAEQGDQTLISAYSKELIGLGYEGSTSSTPAAYLTGMLFAKKALAAGYDEAVLDIGLARAQSGARVFAALKGAVNAGLEIPHGEEILPDDERTSGSVIAAYAPERAGNLVENVEEVAEAIMKELE from the coding sequence ATGGCGACCGGAGCACGGTATTTTGTTCCATTCCGCAGGAGGAAAGAGGGTCGGACCGATTATTATGCACGGGTGAAACTCCTTCTCTCCGAGACCCCCCGGATGGTCGTCCGCAAGACCAACCGCCAGATCATCTGTCAGCTGGTCGTGCCCGCTGAACAGGGAGACCAGACTCTGATCTCGGCCTACTCCAAGGAACTGATCGGTCTTGGCTACGAGGGTTCGACGTCGAGCACTCCGGCGGCCTACCTGACCGGGATGCTCTTTGCGAAGAAGGCTCTTGCAGCAGGCTACGACGAGGCGGTCCTCGACATCGGGCTTGCGCGCGCACAGTCGGGCGCCCGGGTCTTCGCCGCACTCAAGGGTGCGGTCAATGCGGGGCTTGAGATCCCGCACGGTGAGGAGATCCTCCCGGACGACGAGCGGACCAGCGGTTCGGTCATTGCAGCATATGCTCCTGAAAGAGCCGGGAACCTTGTCGAGAACGTTGAAGAAGTGGCAGAGGCCATCATGAAGGAGCTGGAGTGA
- a CDS encoding 50S ribosomal protein L19e, whose protein sequence is MSDLSTQKRLAAAVLNCGVNRVRFDPTRLSDIESAISRAEIRELVGEGVIKAAPVKGISRGRARIRTAKRSYGHKKGYGRRKGKAGARNPSKSQWMQRIRGIRGTLREMRDDGTIDRHTYRRLYRRAAGGQFRSRAHLKTHIEMITKGRVE, encoded by the coding sequence ATGAGTGATCTTTCAACCCAGAAGCGGCTTGCAGCGGCGGTACTCAACTGCGGGGTCAACCGCGTCAGGTTCGATCCCACGCGCCTCTCCGACATCGAGTCCGCGATCTCGCGCGCCGAGATCCGCGAACTCGTCGGAGAGGGTGTGATCAAGGCAGCGCCGGTGAAGGGCATCAGCCGCGGCCGTGCACGGATCCGCACCGCCAAGCGCTCGTACGGTCACAAGAAGGGATACGGCCGGAGGAAAGGGAAGGCCGGAGCCCGCAACCCGTCGAAGAGCCAGTGGATGCAGAGAATTCGGGGTATCAGAGGTACGCTCCGCGAGATGCGGGATGACGGCACCATCGACCGCCACACCTACCGCCGTCTGTACCGGCGGGCCGCAGGTGGCCAGTTCAGGAGCCGGGCACATCTGAAAACCCACATTGAGATGATTACCAAAGGGAGGGTTGAGTAA
- a CDS encoding 50S ribosomal protein L32e, whose amino-acid sequence MADEKIRLIRVRSQKTGCKFQRQCLHSKKKLKDTWRRPRGLTSKQRRQYRAKGAQPQAGYNAPLAVRGMHPSGYFEVLVNNPAELEGLNPEEQAVRIASGVGKKKRIDIQQKALEAGLKVLNAKDLSKAPVEEAVEEDVEEVEADE is encoded by the coding sequence ATGGCAGACGAAAAGATTCGGTTAATCCGTGTCCGGTCCCAGAAGACCGGATGCAAGTTCCAGCGCCAGTGTCTCCACTCGAAGAAGAAACTGAAGGACACCTGGAGAAGACCGCGCGGTCTGACCAGCAAGCAGCGGAGACAGTACAGGGCAAAGGGCGCACAGCCGCAGGCTGGATACAATGCCCCACTGGCGGTGCGCGGCATGCACCCGAGCGGCTACTTCGAGGTGCTGGTCAACAACCCGGCCGAGCTCGAAGGGCTCAACCCGGAGGAGCAGGCGGTTCGGATCGCCAGCGGCGTCGGGAAGAAGAAGCGGATCGATATCCAGCAGAAGGCCCTTGAGGCCGGGCTGAAAGTGTTGAACGCAAAGGACCTCTCGAAGGCGCCGGTTGAAGAGGCTGTCGAAGAGGACGTTGAGGAGGTTGAAGCAGATGAGTGA
- a CDS encoding 50S ribosomal protein L6, with product MTTEKRVAIPEGVTVSIEGFTVAVKGPKGEISRDMRYPGVSIVLEDSEVVVSTESTRRRIVAMIGTYASHIQNMVEGVTKGFEYHMKVVYAHFPIQIKLQGDLLSINNFLGEKQPRIAKVLPGVTVKIGNDELTITGIDKERVGATAAKIERATKVRKRDTRVFQDGIYMVQKA from the coding sequence ATGACAACTGAGAAGAGAGTAGCGATCCCTGAGGGGGTCACGGTCTCGATCGAGGGTTTCACCGTCGCGGTGAAGGGCCCGAAGGGCGAGATCTCACGTGACATGCGTTACCCTGGCGTCTCCATTGTCCTTGAGGACAGTGAAGTCGTCGTCTCCACCGAATCGACCAGGAGGCGCATCGTCGCCATGATCGGCACCTATGCGTCCCACATCCAGAATATGGTCGAGGGTGTCACGAAGGGCTTTGAGTACCACATGAAGGTGGTCTATGCTCACTTCCCGATCCAGATCAAGCTCCAGGGCGATCTCCTCTCCATCAACAACTTCCTTGGGGAGAAGCAGCCGAGGATCGCAAAGGTCCTCCCTGGCGTGACGGTCAAGATCGGCAACGACGAACTGACCATCACCGGCATCGACAAAGAGCGTGTCGGGGCGACCGCAGCGAAGATCGAGCGGGCAACCAAAGTCCGTAAGCGCGATACGCGGGTCTTCCAGGACGGAATATACATGGTGCAGAAGGCGTGA
- a CDS encoding 30S ribosomal protein S8, with protein MARLNTIADAMSAIKNASDGGKSSVIVEPASKLLGAMLGLMQEAGYIGEFEYVEDGRGGQFKVTLIGRINRCGAITPRFATTLEEMESWETRYLPAKGFGLLMISTSKGVMSHDQARRDGIGGELVGYVY; from the coding sequence ATGGCACGACTGAACACGATTGCAGATGCGATGAGCGCCATCAAGAACGCCAGCGACGGCGGGAAGTCCTCAGTCATCGTCGAACCCGCGAGCAAGCTCCTTGGCGCCATGCTCGGGCTCATGCAAGAAGCCGGCTACATCGGCGAGTTCGAATACGTTGAGGACGGCCGTGGCGGCCAGTTCAAGGTCACCCTCATCGGTCGGATCAACCGCTGCGGTGCGATCACCCCGCGCTTTGCCACGACTCTCGAAGAGATGGAGTCGTGGGAGACGAGGTATCTTCCGGCAAAGGGCTTCGGGCTCCTCATGATCTCGACTTCGAAGGGTGTCATGTCGCACGATCAGGCCCGCCGTGACGGTATCGGCGGCGAACTGGTGGGATATGTGTACTGA
- a CDS encoding 30S ribosomal protein S14 — protein sequence MADKEQKKNFGRGANECRICGRKQGLVRRYNIMFCRQCFREWAPRMGFKKMN from the coding sequence ATGGCAGACAAAGAACAGAAGAAAAATTTCGGACGCGGCGCAAACGAGTGCCGGATCTGTGGCAGGAAGCAAGGTCTCGTCCGCAGGTACAACATCATGTTCTGCCGGCAGTGCTTCCGTGAGTGGGCCCCCAGGATGGGCTTTAAGAAGATGAACTGA
- a CDS encoding 50S ribosomal protein L5, giving the protein MTNPMQELHIDKVVVHMGVGESGERLVNGENIIRAITGAEPVRAFAKKTQPAFGVRKGAPIGAKVTLRGQKAEEFVQTAFDIVERRLSASAFDNQGNFSFGIEEHTDFPGQSYDPQIGIYGMDVNVILEKKGIRIARRMIARRKLPAKQCVTRDEAVAFMTERYGMEVQ; this is encoded by the coding sequence ATGACGAACCCGATGCAGGAACTTCACATCGACAAAGTCGTCGTGCACATGGGTGTCGGCGAGAGCGGTGAGAGGCTTGTCAACGGTGAGAACATCATCCGTGCGATCACCGGGGCCGAGCCCGTGCGTGCCTTCGCCAAGAAGACGCAGCCGGCCTTTGGGGTCCGGAAAGGCGCGCCGATCGGTGCCAAGGTAACCCTCAGGGGCCAGAAGGCCGAAGAGTTTGTCCAGACGGCGTTCGATATCGTCGAGAGGAGACTCTCCGCATCAGCCTTCGACAACCAGGGCAACTTCTCCTTTGGTATCGAAGAACACACCGATTTCCCGGGACAGTCCTACGACCCGCAGATCGGGATCTACGGGATGGACGTCAACGTCATCCTTGAGAAGAAGGGCATCAGGATCGCACGCAGGATGATCGCACGCCGAAAACTTCCGGCAAAGCAGTGCGTCACTCGTGACGAAGCGGTTGCCTTTATGACCGAGCGGTATGGCATGGAGGTGCAGTGA